Proteins from one Catenuloplanes atrovinosus genomic window:
- a CDS encoding type II toxin-antitoxin system Phd/YefM family antitoxin, with product MRTISATEASRRFSDLLDAIEHGETVTVTRGSRPIAEIRPARRRTGRDLRAALSEVPPPDDEFEHDVAEALTYVSNDETDPWAGA from the coding sequence ATGCGAACTATCTCCGCCACCGAGGCGTCGCGACGGTTCTCTGATCTGCTCGACGCGATCGAGCACGGCGAGACCGTTACCGTGACGCGCGGAAGCCGCCCCATCGCCGAGATCCGCCCGGCCCGCCGGCGAACCGGCCGCGACCTTCGTGCCGCGCTGTCCGAGGTCCCACCGCCCGATGACGAGTTCGAGCATGACGTCGCCGAGGCCCTGACCTACGTCAGCAACGATGAGACGGACCCGTGGGCCGGCGCCTGA
- a CDS encoding Uma2 family endonuclease, whose protein sequence is MPMRGAMTVSDLADSGRTLRHELINGNLYPLTLSGLHQIICRKLADALEPERHDWANFLPLCNMSLEVDRHNAPRADVVIAPLRHFGRTTIPARHLLLVAEVLSPDSQDRDRGEKADLYAHAGVPAYWLIDPDAAQVTLTAHRLNASGYQTVFQGDRLFQADWPWPATIDLRAMTTGRNRIRDSGRH, encoded by the coding sequence ATGCCGATGCGAGGAGCGATGACCGTCAGTGACCTGGCCGACTCGGGCCGGACCCTGCGCCATGAACTCATCAACGGCAACCTGTACCCGCTGACGCTCTCCGGACTGCATCAGATCATCTGCCGAAAGCTCGCCGACGCCCTGGAGCCGGAACGGCACGACTGGGCGAACTTCCTGCCGCTGTGCAACATGTCGCTGGAGGTCGACCGACACAACGCACCCCGCGCGGACGTCGTGATCGCACCCCTGCGGCACTTCGGCCGCACCACGATCCCGGCGAGGCACCTGCTGCTCGTGGCCGAGGTGCTGTCCCCCGACTCCCAGGACCGGGACCGAGGCGAGAAAGCCGACCTCTACGCCCACGCCGGCGTCCCGGCCTACTGGCTCATCGACCCCGACGCCGCCCAGGTCACGCTGACCGCCCACCGCCTGAACGCTTCCGGCTACCAAACGGTCTTCCAGGGCGACCGCCTATTCCAAGCCGATTGGCCCTGGCCCGCCACCATCGACCTGCGCGCCATGACCACCGGCAGAAACCGAATCCGCGACTCCGGCCGACATTAA
- a CDS encoding RDD family protein translates to MTFSPWSRRFVAYLVDSLAVTPFFLAAGLIDGSQNLVLYYVLAGVGFAIWAYNRWWLTGRTGQSWGRRLVGIRLVGAETEQPIGPLRATVRDFAHILDDLILYVGYLMPLWTRKRQTLADKVMGTVVIR, encoded by the coding sequence ATGACGTTCTCGCCGTGGTCCAGGCGGTTTGTCGCATATCTCGTTGACTCGCTCGCTGTGACGCCGTTCTTTCTGGCGGCGGGGCTGATCGACGGGTCGCAGAATCTGGTGCTCTATTACGTGCTGGCGGGGGTCGGGTTCGCGATATGGGCGTACAACCGGTGGTGGCTGACGGGGCGGACGGGGCAGAGTTGGGGGCGCCGGCTCGTCGGTATTCGGCTGGTGGGTGCGGAGACGGAGCAGCCGATCGGGCCGCTGAGGGCGACGGTGCGGGATTTCGCGCACATACTCGACGATCTGATTCTGTACGTGGGCTATCTGATGCCGCTCTGGACGCGCAAGCGTCAGACGCTGGCGGACAAGGTGATGGGTACGGTCGTCATCCGCTGA
- a CDS encoding flavoprotein — MAGNVTVIVCGAPLAVRTPDLLKALLGEGWTPIVIGTPASRAWLPEAGVRDVLGAPPQFEFRAPGQPKQGGPPDAVVVCPATFNTLNKAASGAADTYALARLCEALGEGVPVVAVPTVNEKLWGHPVWRRNLALLESAGTVLLDVHNGRPGPRPVAPELGGDPGGIFEPSWVTEALRPFSRS, encoded by the coding sequence ATGGCCGGGAACGTGACAGTGATCGTCTGCGGGGCGCCGCTCGCGGTGCGTACCCCCGATCTGCTCAAGGCCCTGCTGGGCGAGGGCTGGACGCCGATCGTGATCGGCACGCCCGCGTCCCGCGCGTGGTTGCCCGAGGCCGGGGTGCGGGACGTGCTGGGTGCGCCGCCGCAGTTCGAGTTCCGGGCGCCGGGCCAGCCGAAGCAGGGCGGCCCGCCGGACGCGGTGGTGGTCTGCCCGGCCACGTTCAACACGCTGAACAAGGCGGCGAGCGGTGCCGCGGACACGTACGCGCTGGCCCGGCTCTGTGAGGCGCTCGGCGAGGGGGTGCCGGTCGTGGCAGTGCCGACCGTGAACGAGAAGCTGTGGGGCCACCCGGTCTGGCGGCGCAACCTGGCGCTGCTGGAGTCGGCCGGCACGGTGCTGCTGGACGTGCACAACGGCCGGCCCGGCCCGCGCCCGGTCGCGCCGGAGCTGGGCGGCGACCCGGGCGGGATCTTCGAGCCGTCGTGGGTGACGGAGGCGCTGCGCCCGTTCAGCCGATCCTGA
- a CDS encoding LysR family transcriptional regulator: MDLRHLEYFVAVAEELSFTRAAARLHVVQSGVSATIRALEQQLRAELFERGPHRIALTDAGTALLPEARAVLDAAQGARDAVAQVRGGLRGTVHLGAMTSVTILDLPGLLGRFTADHPGVTVRMRAAPSGSAGLAQALLDGEFDLAFLSDIDRPPAGLSITTLARVRMVAIVPASWPGDAVTLAALAERPFIDSPAGFGNRVVVDRAYAAAGLRRRVALEVVEIGTAPEYVRHGLGVSIMPAFSVPADHPGLKGLPIDGPELWWTLSVATATRRRPTAATRTFLELAADYVRIG; this comes from the coding sequence ATGGACCTACGTCACCTCGAGTACTTCGTGGCCGTCGCGGAGGAGCTGAGCTTCACCCGCGCCGCCGCCCGCCTGCACGTCGTCCAGTCCGGCGTCTCCGCCACCATCCGCGCGCTGGAGCAGCAGCTGCGCGCCGAGCTGTTCGAGCGCGGGCCGCACCGGATCGCGCTGACCGACGCGGGCACGGCCCTGCTGCCGGAGGCGCGCGCGGTGCTGGACGCGGCACAGGGCGCCCGGGACGCGGTCGCGCAGGTGCGCGGCGGGCTGCGCGGCACCGTGCACCTGGGCGCCATGACCTCCGTCACCATCCTGGACCTGCCCGGACTGCTCGGGCGGTTCACGGCCGACCACCCGGGCGTGACCGTGCGCATGCGGGCCGCGCCGAGCGGGTCCGCCGGGCTGGCCCAGGCGCTGCTGGACGGCGAGTTCGACCTGGCGTTCCTGTCCGACATCGACCGGCCGCCCGCGGGCCTGTCGATCACCACCCTGGCCCGGGTACGGATGGTCGCGATCGTCCCCGCGTCGTGGCCCGGCGACGCGGTCACGCTGGCGGCGCTGGCCGAGCGGCCGTTCATCGACTCGCCGGCCGGGTTCGGCAACCGGGTGGTGGTGGACCGCGCCTACGCGGCGGCCGGGCTGCGGCGGCGGGTCGCACTGGAGGTGGTCGAGATCGGCACGGCGCCGGAGTACGTACGGCACGGCCTCGGCGTCTCGATCATGCCGGCGTTCTCCGTACCCGCCGACCATCCCGGGTTGAAGGGCCTGCCGATCGACGGCCCGGAGCTGTGGTGGACGCTGTCGGTCGCGACCGCCACCCGGCGCCGCCCGACCGCGGCGACGCGCACGTTCCTGGAGCTGGCCGCGGACTACGTCAGGATCGGCTGA